A single region of the Desulfonatronum sp. SC1 genome encodes:
- a CDS encoding DUF6485 family protein, producing the protein MIKNSQCPRIRINTKFCSCTHQGCPKHGLCCECLHYHRQRRELPACYFTEDEERSYNRSIDFFVQRRTPK; encoded by the coding sequence ATGATCAAGAACAGTCAATGCCCGCGAATCCGAATCAACACCAAATTTTGCTCATGTACGCATCAGGGCTGCCCGAAGCATGGGCTGTGCTGCGAGTGCCTTCACTACCATCGCCAGCGTCGCGAACTGCCGGCGTGTTATTTCACCGAGGATGAAGAGCGTTCCTACAACCGAAGCATCGATTTTTTCGTGCAACGACGCACTCCCAAATGA
- a CDS encoding GAF domain-containing protein: protein MDSLNMGCLKHLLGIVANSFDAYSAVLFLSNEEGVLRMAAHFSLGDDVAEGAEVVPGKGLVGWILRNDQPLLVNNFELQTESLGYYSGRSESAVKSFMGCPLRDGQGIVCVDSKKSYSFSTKDQKILHQFAEFIAKLQLDSCRQETNRQDFVYYQALREIQELRQRYPLWSAYLNQFLHILARTTGTKHVALAARDEFGQNFFIEGWTDDFPINQRSKNEKYPFGSGLVGWVFKNAKPVFSADAESGHTGSTLFAKDVIGGLALHTVICLPLSVHKRTRAVLILADEAPRDIADEMRFFLRLVTEYLEFFLENLYLKNHVSKLRAQLSPKTSPIFPNNEAQDLPPS from the coding sequence ATGGACTCCTTGAACATGGGGTGCCTGAAACACCTTCTCGGCATCGTGGCCAACTCCTTTGACGCCTACTCGGCGGTCCTGTTTTTGTCCAACGAGGAAGGCGTCCTGAGGATGGCGGCGCATTTCAGCCTCGGGGACGATGTGGCCGAGGGGGCGGAGGTCGTGCCGGGCAAGGGGTTGGTGGGCTGGATTTTACGCAATGATCAACCGCTCCTTGTCAACAACTTCGAGTTGCAGACTGAATCTTTGGGGTACTACTCTGGACGAAGTGAATCAGCTGTCAAGTCGTTCATGGGATGTCCCTTGCGCGACGGGCAGGGGATCGTCTGCGTGGACAGCAAGAAAAGTTACTCCTTCAGCACCAAGGACCAAAAAATTCTGCATCAGTTCGCGGAATTCATTGCCAAATTGCAATTGGATTCCTGTCGCCAGGAGACCAATAGGCAGGATTTCGTTTATTACCAGGCTTTGCGGGAAATCCAGGAACTTCGCCAACGGTATCCGCTTTGGTCCGCTTATCTGAATCAATTCCTCCATATCTTGGCCCGCACCACGGGGACCAAACACGTGGCCCTGGCCGCGCGAGATGAGTTCGGCCAAAATTTTTTCATCGAGGGCTGGACGGACGACTTTCCCATCAATCAGCGTTCGAAAAACGAAAAATATCCCTTCGGCAGCGGGCTCGTGGGCTGGGTGTTCAAGAATGCAAAACCGGTTTTTTCCGCGGACGCCGAGTCCGGCCATACCGGGTCGACCCTTTTCGCCAAGGACGTCATCGGAGGACTGGCCTTGCACACCGTGATCTGTCTGCCGCTGAGCGTACACAAGCGGACCAGGGCGGTGCTGATCCTCGCCGATGAGGCCCCGCGGGATATCGCCGATGAAATGCGGTTTTTTTTGCGTCTGGTCACGGAGTATCTGGAGTTTTTTCTGGAAAATCTGTATCTCAAGAACCATGTGAGCAAACTGCGAGCCCAACTCTCCCCCAAAACGTCTCCGATCTTTCCAAATAACGAAGCCCAGGACTTGCCACCAAGCTGA
- a CDS encoding rod shape-determining protein, with protein sequence MFLQRFFSLMSKDLAMDLGTANTLVYTPKDGIVLNEPSVVALDNRSGNVLAVGREAKEFLGRTPKSIRAIRPLKDGVIADFEVTKEMIAYFVRKVIRGMRLVKPMIIIGVPAGITQVEKRAVIESGTQAGAREVRLIEEPMAAAIGAGLPIDQPIGNMVVDIGGGTTEVAVLSLSSVAYSESVRIAGDEMNEAIQRYVQDKYQMLIGENMSERAKIAIGSAYPLKTPLSIEIGGKNMVDGNPRTLTLHDAEIREAIQEPVNAIVLAVRRALEKTPPELVADVASNGLYLAGGGALLKGLDDRISESSHIQVITDDDPLTTVVRGVGKVLENQKRFASVFIN encoded by the coding sequence ATGTTTCTCCAACGTTTTTTTTCGCTCATGAGCAAGGATCTGGCCATGGACCTGGGTACGGCCAACACCCTGGTCTATACACCCAAAGACGGCATCGTTTTGAACGAGCCGTCCGTCGTGGCCCTGGACAACCGAAGTGGAAACGTGCTGGCGGTGGGCAGGGAGGCCAAGGAGTTTCTGGGGCGGACCCCGAAAAGCATCCGGGCTATTCGCCCGCTGAAGGACGGGGTCATCGCGGACTTCGAGGTCACCAAGGAGATGATCGCCTACTTCGTGCGCAAGGTGATCCGGGGGATGCGGCTGGTCAAGCCGATGATCATCATCGGCGTGCCGGCGGGCATTACGCAGGTGGAAAAACGGGCGGTCATCGAGTCCGGGACCCAGGCCGGAGCCCGTGAAGTCCGATTGATCGAGGAGCCTATGGCCGCGGCCATAGGCGCGGGATTGCCCATTGACCAGCCCATCGGGAACATGGTCGTGGACATCGGTGGCGGTACCACCGAGGTGGCCGTACTTTCGCTTTCTTCCGTGGCCTACTCCGAGTCCGTGCGCATCGCCGGGGACGAGATGAACGAGGCGATTCAACGGTACGTGCAGGACAAGTACCAGATGCTGATCGGTGAAAACATGTCTGAAAGGGCCAAAATCGCCATCGGCTCGGCCTATCCGTTGAAGACGCCGCTTTCCATCGAAATCGGGGGGAAAAACATGGTGGACGGCAACCCCCGTACCCTGACCCTGCATGACGCCGAAATCCGAGAGGCGATCCAGGAACCGGTCAACGCCATCGTCCTGGCGGTTCGCAGGGCGCTGGAAAAGACCCCGCCGGAACTGGTGGCCGACGTGGCCAGCAACGGCCTGTACCTGGCCGGAGGGGGGGCGCTGCTCAAGGGGCTGGACGATCGTATTTCCGAAAGTTCCCATATTCAGGTGATCACGGACGACGATCCGCTGACCACCGTGGTGCGCGGAGTGGGGAAGGTGCTTGAAAACCAGAAGCGGTTTGCTTCGGTGTTCATCAACTAG
- a CDS encoding ion transporter, with product MTTTPSASTRDRILNLVQNSRFQNAVIFVIIINGIVLGLETSARAMELAGPLLLGIDRICLTIFIVEIGLKLYAQRRNFFREGWNVFDFLVVAISLVPSQGGLAVLRSLRVLRVMRMISALPNMRRVIAAMLHALPGVSSVAGIVGIIFYVGAVISTKLFSAAFPEWFGSIGGSLYTLFQIMTLESWSMGIVRPVMEVYPQAWMFFVPFIIVTTYTVINLVVGIIVGAMEEKAIEEGTKEDPAKVWLKLESRLEAVDAKLAELLKEREGRSDGRR from the coding sequence ATGACCACCACACCCAGCGCGAGCACTCGCGATCGAATCCTGAACCTCGTCCAGAACAGCCGATTTCAGAACGCGGTTATTTTCGTGATCATCATCAACGGCATCGTTCTCGGCCTGGAAACCTCGGCCCGGGCCATGGAACTGGCCGGCCCGTTGCTCCTGGGCATCGACCGGATATGCCTGACCATTTTCATCGTAGAGATCGGACTGAAGCTGTACGCCCAGCGCCGAAACTTCTTCCGGGAAGGGTGGAATGTGTTCGATTTCTTGGTGGTGGCCATCTCCCTGGTGCCCAGCCAAGGAGGTCTGGCCGTGCTGCGGTCGCTGCGCGTGCTGCGGGTGATGCGGATGATCTCCGCCCTGCCCAACATGCGCCGAGTCATCGCGGCCATGCTCCACGCCCTGCCCGGGGTCAGTTCCGTGGCCGGTATCGTGGGCATCATCTTCTACGTCGGCGCGGTCATCTCCACCAAGCTGTTCTCCGCGGCCTTCCCGGAGTGGTTCGGCTCCATCGGCGGCTCGTTGTACACCTTGTTCCAGATCATGACCCTGGAAAGCTGGTCCATGGGCATCGTCCGGCCGGTTATGGAAGTCTATCCGCAAGCTTGGATGTTCTTCGTGCCGTTTATCATCGTGACCACGTACACGGTCATCAATTTGGTGGTGGGAATCATCGTCGGAGCGATGGAGGAGAAGGCCATCGAGGAAGGGACGAAAGAGGACCCGGCCAAGGTCTGGCTGAAACTGGAAAGTCGCCTGGAGGCAGTGGACGCCAAATTGGCCGAATTACTGAAGGAAAGAGAAGGACGGAGCGACGGTCGGCGCTGA
- a CDS encoding DUF1007 family protein, whose protein sequence is MHRLRWISLFLAVTTLLFMTAQPARAHPHVWVDYAIEARFDATGLVGFHHRWTFDEMFSSQIMEMFDADGDGVFSDEEINEVRQGAFEYLSEYDYFIQIKVNGSSFHVAAVTDFRAVIQGHRVVYDFFVPCAVPASIEPKTVHLLVADMEYFVDLGLKKDGLSISGQEHVTVRSTFHSSEVFSFWGGAWEPRHLTIEFQKSS, encoded by the coding sequence ATGCACCGGCTCCGTTGGATCAGCCTCTTTCTGGCCGTGACCACGTTGCTCTTCATGACCGCGCAACCAGCCCGAGCCCATCCGCACGTCTGGGTGGACTACGCCATCGAGGCCCGGTTCGACGCCACGGGGCTGGTCGGATTTCACCACCGCTGGACCTTTGACGAAATGTTCAGCAGCCAGATCATGGAAATGTTCGACGCGGACGGAGACGGTGTCTTTTCAGACGAGGAGATCAATGAGGTCCGCCAAGGAGCGTTCGAGTATCTGAGCGAATACGACTACTTCATCCAGATCAAGGTCAACGGCTCGTCCTTTCACGTAGCCGCGGTCACGGACTTCCGGGCCGTCATCCAGGGCCATCGAGTGGTTTACGACTTTTTCGTCCCCTGCGCCGTGCCGGCCTCGATCGAGCCCAAAACCGTGCATTTGCTGGTGGCGGACATGGAATACTTCGTGGACCTCGGCCTGAAAAAGGACGGCCTGTCCATTAGCGGCCAGGAGCATGTCACGGTAAGATCCACGTTTCACAGCAGCGAGGTCTTTTCCTTCTGGGGTGGGGCTTGGGAGCCCAGGCATCTCACAATAGAATTCCAGAAATCGTCCTGA
- a CDS encoding pitrilysin family protein, with translation MNHLTTNPALHSSVGLHALALLLLLGLLCGPTPPARAADFETWTTSNGLRVLFAPAPTLPMLDIRLVFDAGSARDGDHGGLARMTNLALAFGTSDLDADTVAERFESVGAQFSASAARDMAIVRLRTLTEPDWMEVALATFVSLLADPAFPEDDLARARRQALQALQRDRQEPGAMASREFYRLAYGDHPYAVHPLGTEQSVPTLEGPLVRVFFQRHYTAQNAVLALTGDLSMNAAQALSQRIGAALPQGERPAALPSPEIPSEPIMKHIPFPSEQAHIVMGGPLLRLDDPDRFPLSVANHVFGGGGFTSRLFQDVRTERGLAYSVSSHIQPMAAEGPFLITMQTGVHQAADALTVLRDALAAFISEGVTEEELAASKDNIIGRFPLGLASNSDIAATLGMIGFYDLAPDYLTTYTDHVARVTREDAGDALARRLAMDRMVTVVVGGPAGILDALQDEHPDDRSGTPFVER, from the coding sequence ATGAACCATCTGACCACTAATCCAGCTCTTCATTCTTCCGTCGGCCTGCACGCCCTTGCCCTACTGTTGCTGCTCGGTCTCCTTTGCGGGCCGACACCCCCGGCCCGGGCCGCTGATTTTGAAACCTGGACCACGTCCAACGGGCTGCGCGTGCTTTTCGCTCCGGCTCCGACCCTGCCCATGCTGGACATCCGGCTGGTCTTCGACGCCGGCTCGGCCCGGGACGGCGACCACGGAGGGTTGGCCCGGATGACCAACCTGGCCCTGGCCTTCGGCACGTCGGACCTGGACGCGGACACCGTGGCCGAGCGCTTCGAGTCCGTGGGGGCTCAGTTCAGCGCCAGCGCGGCCCGGGACATGGCCATCGTCCGTCTGCGCACCCTGACCGAGCCGGACTGGATGGAAGTCGCCCTGGCGACTTTCGTGTCCCTGCTCGCGGATCCGGCTTTTCCCGAGGATGATCTGGCCAGGGCCCGCCGCCAGGCCCTGCAGGCCCTGCAGCGGGATCGCCAGGAGCCGGGAGCCATGGCTTCCAGGGAATTCTACCGTCTGGCCTACGGCGACCATCCCTACGCCGTCCACCCACTGGGAACGGAACAGAGCGTACCCACCCTGGAGGGGCCACTGGTTCGAGTTTTTTTTCAGCGCCACTATACAGCGCAAAACGCCGTCCTGGCCCTGACCGGCGACCTGTCCATGAACGCCGCCCAAGCGTTGAGCCAACGCATCGGCGCGGCCCTGCCCCAAGGCGAGCGCCCCGCGGCCCTGCCCTCACCGGAAATACCATCCGAACCGATCATGAAGCACATTCCCTTTCCTTCGGAGCAGGCTCATATTGTCATGGGCGGACCGCTCCTGCGCCTGGACGATCCGGACCGCTTTCCCCTGAGTGTGGCCAACCACGTCTTCGGAGGCGGCGGGTTCACCTCCCGGCTCTTTCAGGACGTGCGCACCGAGCGGGGGCTGGCCTACTCCGTCTCCAGCCACATTCAGCCCATGGCCGCGGAAGGTCCGTTCCTGATCACCATGCAGACCGGAGTCCATCAGGCCGCCGACGCCCTGACCGTGCTGCGCGACGCCCTGGCCGCCTTTATCAGCGAAGGCGTGACCGAAGAGGAGCTGGCCGCTTCCAAGGACAACATCATCGGCCGCTTTCCCTTGGGCCTGGCCTCCAACAGCGACATCGCGGCGACCCTGGGGATGATCGGGTTTTACGACCTTGCGCCGGACTACCTGACAACGTACACCGACCACGTCGCGCGGGTCACCCGGGAAGATGCCGGAGACGCCTTGGCCCGCCGGCTGGCGATGGACCGGATGGTCACCGTGGTCGTGGGCGGACCGGCAGGCATATTGGACGCACTTCAGGATGAGCATCCGGATGATCGTTCAGGGACACCGTTCGTGGAAAGGTAA
- a CDS encoding pitrilysin family protein, with protein sequence MLKFKTLILICWFLLLSSPVLADVVEHRLENGLTVLVLPDPRAPVVTNQIWYDVGSRHEHSGITGISHMLEHMMFRGSEAYPPGEFTRIIARLGGNQNAFTGQDFTAYYQVLGSAHWETAMAMEAERMRALRLTEEQFQPERDVVVEERRLTRDDRPTALLHEQFMAAAFLNSPYGHGVIGWMTDIENYALEDVQAWYDAWYAPNNAVIVVAGDVDPTEVIAAAQRHYGPIPARPLPEVKPRTEVPQRGERRVVLRVPAELPHLVMGWKTPSLATLREDAGDLSDAYALMVAAGVLASGQASRLDRELVRGQELALSASAGYSGFSRLQTLFTLSATPSSETKLENLEQALLDMVHRLCDEPVTEEELRRVQAQVIASEVFRRDSLNAQGFELGMLETIGLGWRVGEEYAKRVRAVTAEDVQRVALTYLIPDTRTVAILDPLPMSETNGSASPNRQGSQHEPSDH encoded by the coding sequence ATGCTGAAATTTAAGACCTTGATCCTGATTTGCTGGTTTTTGCTTCTGTCGTCACCAGTTTTGGCCGACGTCGTGGAGCACCGCCTGGAGAACGGGCTGACTGTTTTGGTGCTGCCCGATCCCCGCGCACCGGTGGTCACCAATCAAATCTGGTATGATGTCGGCTCCAGACACGAGCACAGCGGCATCACCGGAATCTCCCACATGCTTGAGCACATGATGTTCCGGGGCAGCGAAGCCTACCCTCCCGGCGAGTTCACCCGAATCATCGCCCGCCTCGGCGGCAACCAGAACGCCTTCACCGGCCAGGACTTCACGGCCTACTACCAGGTTCTGGGCAGTGCGCACTGGGAAACGGCCATGGCCATGGAGGCCGAGCGAATGCGCGCCCTGCGCCTGACCGAAGAGCAGTTTCAACCGGAACGGGACGTGGTTGTCGAGGAACGTCGATTGACCCGGGACGACCGGCCCACCGCCCTGCTGCACGAACAATTCATGGCCGCGGCATTTCTGAACAGCCCTTACGGCCACGGGGTGATCGGCTGGATGACCGACATCGAGAACTACGCTTTGGAGGACGTTCAGGCCTGGTACGACGCCTGGTACGCGCCCAACAACGCCGTAATCGTGGTGGCCGGGGACGTGGACCCAACCGAGGTGATTGCAGCGGCCCAGCGCCACTATGGCCCCATTCCAGCTCGGCCTCTGCCCGAGGTCAAACCCCGGACAGAGGTTCCCCAGCGGGGCGAACGAAGGGTTGTCCTGCGGGTTCCCGCGGAACTGCCGCACTTGGTGATGGGCTGGAAGACCCCGAGCCTGGCGACGCTCAGGGAGGACGCAGGGGACCTGTCGGACGCCTACGCACTGATGGTCGCCGCCGGAGTGCTCGCCTCGGGTCAAGCCTCTCGCCTGGACCGCGAACTCGTGCGCGGACAAGAACTGGCCCTGAGCGCCAGCGCCGGATACAGCGGCTTCAGCCGCCTTCAGACATTGTTCACCCTCTCGGCCACGCCCTCGTCGGAAACCAAACTGGAAAACCTGGAACAGGCCTTGTTGGACATGGTCCATCGTCTGTGCGACGAGCCCGTGACCGAGGAGGAACTGCGGCGGGTCCAGGCTCAGGTGATCGCCTCGGAGGTGTTTCGCCGGGACTCCCTGAACGCCCAGGGTTTCGAGCTGGGCATGCTGGAAACCATCGGCCTGGGCTGGCGGGTCGGCGAGGAGTACGCCAAACGCGTCCGGGCCGTGACCGCCGAAGATGTCCAACGCGTGGCCCTGACCTACCTGATCCCAGACACCCGCACCGTGGCCATCCTGGATCCGTTGCCCATGTCCGAAACGAATGGCTCCGCCTCCCCAAACCGCCAAGGATCCCAGCATGAACCATCTGACCACTAA
- a CDS encoding branched-chain amino acid ABC transporter substrate-binding protein: MKKRLLLTVLAGLLALPLLIGQAHAQVRIGLMAPLTGSWASEGQAMKQIVDLLAEELNNAGGVLGQKVEIVAEDDAGDPRTAALASQRLSTRGIVAVIGTYGSSITEASQNIYDENKIVQVATGSTAIRLSEKGLRYFFRTSPRDDEQGLVAANTLKDMGYGKVAILHDNTTYAKGLADEAQTLLKDSDVEIVFFDALTPGERDYSAILSQLRARAPEVVLFTGYFPEAGLLLRQKKGMGWDVPFVGGDATNNPDLVSIAGKDAAEGFMFLSPPVPQDLDSPEATSFMTAYRAKYNDDPASVWAVLAGDAFNVIVAAIQGSGSTEPDKIAEYLRTGLTDFEGLTGTIAFDDKGDRVGELYRVYKVDGEGRFILQP; the protein is encoded by the coding sequence ATGAAAAAAAGACTGTTGTTGACTGTATTGGCCGGACTACTGGCGTTGCCCCTGTTGATCGGCCAGGCCCATGCCCAGGTCCGGATCGGCCTGATGGCTCCGCTGACCGGCTCCTGGGCCAGTGAGGGCCAGGCCATGAAGCAGATCGTGGATCTGTTGGCCGAGGAACTGAACAACGCCGGCGGTGTTTTGGGGCAGAAGGTGGAGATCGTGGCCGAGGACGATGCCGGAGATCCGCGCACCGCGGCTTTGGCGTCGCAGCGGCTGTCCACCCGGGGCATCGTCGCGGTCATCGGTACGTATGGTTCGTCCATCACCGAGGCCAGCCAGAACATCTATGACGAGAACAAGATCGTCCAGGTGGCCACGGGCTCTACGGCCATTCGGCTGAGCGAAAAGGGCCTGCGTTACTTTTTTCGGACTTCCCCCCGGGACGACGAGCAGGGGCTGGTGGCGGCCAACACCCTGAAGGACATGGGGTACGGCAAGGTGGCCATCCTGCATGACAACACCACCTATGCCAAGGGCCTGGCCGACGAGGCTCAGACATTGCTCAAGGATAGCGATGTGGAGATCGTCTTTTTTGACGCTCTGACCCCCGGGGAGCGGGATTACAGCGCCATCCTCTCCCAGTTGCGCGCCCGCGCTCCCGAAGTCGTGCTCTTCACCGGCTACTTCCCCGAAGCCGGACTGTTGTTGCGCCAAAAGAAAGGTATGGGCTGGGACGTGCCCTTTGTCGGCGGCGACGCCACCAACAACCCGGACCTGGTCAGCATCGCCGGCAAGGACGCCGCCGAGGGCTTCATGTTTCTGAGCCCGCCCGTGCCCCAGGACCTGGATTCTCCTGAAGCCACCTCGTTCATGACCGCCTACCGGGCCAAGTACAACGATGATCCCGCCTCGGTCTGGGCCGTGCTGGCCGGCGACGCGTTCAACGTCATCGTGGCTGCCATCCAAGGTTCCGGCTCCACCGAGCCGGACAAGATCGCCGAATATCTGCGCACCGGCTTGACCGACTTTGAAGGCCTGACCGGCACCATCGCCTTTGACGACAAGGGCGACCGGGTCGGCGAACTGTACCGCGTGTACAAGGTGGACGGCGAAGGCCGGTTCATCCTGCAACCGTAA
- a CDS encoding branched-chain amino acid ABC transporter permease, whose product MQLFLEQLTNGLAVGGIYALIALGYTMVYGVLKLINFAHGDLFTIGAFLGLTLLLSLGLTDHIGPVAGIIVLTLMVMGLVALIGALLERTAYRPLRTSPRLSAVVSALGASIFFQNAIMLIYGARFRVYPHDLLPTTSISLFGVDIPVMRIVLFAASLVMMAGLYYFVQRTKTGTAIRAAAIDQGAAKLMGIDVNRVIMYVFLIGPALGGAAGMMVGLYYGQINFTMGWVYGLKAFTAAILGGIGNIPGAMLGGLLLGVIEAMGATYISLAWKDAISFMVLILILIFRPTGILGERVADKV is encoded by the coding sequence ATGCAACTTTTTCTCGAACAACTGACCAACGGGCTGGCCGTGGGCGGGATCTACGCCCTGATCGCTCTGGGCTACACCATGGTTTACGGCGTGCTCAAGCTGATCAACTTCGCCCACGGCGACCTGTTCACCATCGGCGCCTTTCTGGGACTGACCCTGCTGTTGTCCCTGGGGCTGACCGACCATATCGGCCCGGTGGCCGGGATTATCGTGCTGACGTTGATGGTCATGGGGCTGGTGGCCCTGATTGGCGCGTTGCTGGAGCGGACGGCTTATCGTCCGCTGCGCACTTCGCCCAGGTTGTCCGCGGTGGTTTCCGCGTTGGGCGCGTCCATCTTTTTCCAAAACGCGATCATGCTCATCTACGGGGCCCGGTTCCGGGTCTATCCCCACGACCTGCTGCCCACCACGTCGATTTCCCTGTTCGGGGTGGACATCCCGGTGATGCGCATCGTGCTTTTCGCCGCCTCCCTGGTGATGATGGCCGGGCTCTATTATTTCGTGCAGCGGACCAAGACCGGCACGGCCATCCGGGCCGCGGCCATTGATCAGGGCGCGGCGAAGTTGATGGGCATCGACGTGAACCGGGTGATTATGTACGTTTTCCTGATCGGTCCGGCCCTGGGCGGAGCCGCCGGGATGATGGTCGGCCTGTACTACGGCCAGATCAACTTCACCATGGGCTGGGTCTACGGGCTGAAGGCCTTTACCGCGGCCATCCTCGGCGGCATCGGGAACATTCCCGGGGCCATGCTCGGCGGTCTGCTGCTGGGAGTGATCGAGGCCATGGGCGCGACCTACATCTCCCTGGCCTGGAAGGACGCCATTTCCTTCATGGTCCTGATCCTGATCCTGATCTTCCGGCCCACGGGCATTCTGGGCGAACGCGTGGCGGACAAAGTATGA